CGAGGGCGGCAAGCGGGTGGTGGATTGTTTCTTTCAGCCCGCGGGCGGCGATACGGATTTTTCCTCGGTCGAGGAGGCACACAGCCAGATCATTGATCAGGTGGTCGAGGTCGACGAGGCGCTGATGGAGGTCTATCTGGAACAGGGCCAGGAGCTCAAGCCCGAGCAACTGCATGACCCCTTCGAAGAAGCTCTGCGCGAGGCGCACCTGATTCCCATCTGCTACTGCTCATCCGAGACCGGCGCCGGCATCCCGGAGCTGATCACCATCATGGAGCGCCTGATGCCGAATCCGGCCGAGGGCAATCCGCCACCCTTCATGAAGGGCGAAGGCGCCGCGGCCAAGCCGGCACAGGTGAGCCCGGACCCGAGCCTGCATGCCATTGCGCATGTGTTCAAGGTGCTCAACGATCCCTTTCGCGGCAAGCTCGGCATTTTTCGCGTCCATCAGGGCCGCATCGCGACGAACAGCCAGCTGTTGATCGGCGATGCGCGCAAGCCGTTCAAGGTGAATCATCTCTACCGGCTGCACGGCAACGAGATGGTCGAAATCAACGAGGGCGTTCCTGGCGATATCCTCGCGGTCGCGCGCGTTGATGACATTCACTTCGACGCTGTGCTGCACGACTCCCACGACGAGGACCATTTCCATCTCGACAGCATGGAATGTCCGGTGCCCCTGTTCGGCCTGGCCATCTCGCCGACCAAACGCGGCGACGAGCAGAAGCTGACCGATGCCCTGCACAAGCTGGAGGACGAGGACCCCTGTTTCCACGTCGAGCACAATGCCGCCGCGAACGAGACCGTCATGCGCGGCCTCGGCGAGTTGCATCTCAAAGTACTGATTCGCAGGCTCTCCGAGCAATTCCATGTCGAGGTGGAGACACGCCCGCCGAAGATCCCCTACCGCGAGACCATCACCGGCAAGGCCGAGGGCCATCATCGCCACAAGAAGCAGACCGGTGGCGCCGGACAGTTTGGCGAGGTTTACTTGCGCGTCGAACCAATGGACCAGGGCGGCGGCTTCGACTTTGTCGATGCAACCGTTGGTGGCAGCATTCCCGGGCAGTTCATCCCGTCGATTGAGAAAGGCATCCGCCAGGTGCTCGAGGAAGGCGCGGTGGCCGGCTACCCGATGCAGGATGTCCGGGTGACGGTGTATGACGGCAAGTTCCACCCGGTGGACTCGAAAGACATCGCCTTCGCCACCGCTGGGCGCAAGGCATTCATTGAGGCGGTTGAAAAGGCCAAACCCGCGGTGCTGGAGCCGATCGTGAAAATCCGCATCGTCGCTCAGGACAGTGCCATGGGCGATCTGGCCGGGGATCTGTCCTCAAGGCGCGGGCGCATCAATGGCAGCGAGACCAAGACGCTGGGCCGCGTCGCCATCGACGGCGAAGTACCGCTCGCGGAACTCGATGGCTACGAGTCGCGGCTGAAGTCCCTGACCGGCGGCGAGGGGACTTACCACATTGAGCTCAGCCACTATGCGCCGGTACCGGCTAATGTGCAGAAGCAGCTGAGCGACGCCTTCCAGCGCGCGGAGGACTAACCGCGGCAGCCGCAAACCGCGGCCGGCAAGAAAACGCCCGCCTGTCCCTGACACGCGGGCGTTTTTGTGCCGGTTTGCAGCGCCGGTTTGCAGCGCCGGCTTGCAGGGCCGGCTTGCAGTGCTGGTCTCCAGCGCAGGCGAATGCGCGAGCCGAGTGGCGCCGTCAGGCAAACAGATCGAGCTTGCGCGCGAGCGCGGAGAGGGTGCTGCTGGCAACCGGCCCCTCGGCGGCTAAGAGCGCTTCGCCGTCAGTGTCGCCGCCACCTTCGCCATCACCCGCAGCGGCGCCCTCGCCGCTCGCCTCATCGCGACGTTGCGGTGGCTGATCGGAGACGGACGCATCGCCAAGCGAAATGCCGTCCTGCGCCAGCGCCTCGCGCAAACGCGGCAGCGCCGCTTCGAGCAGATCGCGCACCGCAGGATTGGCGGAAACGAAATGGACGTGGGCCCTGTCGGCATCCATGCTCACCCGCACTTCCATGCTACCAAGGCTTGGCGGATGCAGCTTGAGCTCGGCCATGCCGGCTCGCGCCTGCGCAATCATTGCCAGCCGGTCAGCAAACTGCCTGGCACCATCAGGCGTCAGCAAGCGCGCGAGATCAAAAGCCTTGGCGCCTTCCGCCGCCGCATTGGTCTGCTCACTGCCCCGAGTATTGGCCGTCAACGAAGCCTTGAGCAGCGCCAAGGAGTCTGCGCCCGAAACATCGCCACTGCGTTCTGAAAATGCCTGCGAAAGCAGGTCAAACACCTGTCTGCGACTTTCCGCGCCTCCGGCATCGCCCATTGGTCCTTGCGTCAACAACCGACGCAGCTGAGCCAGCATATCTGCCTGCGCACCGTCACCATCGGCATCTGCAAATTGCCCACTTGATAACAACTGCCGCAACTGGGCCAGGAGCTCCTTTGGAACGTCATCGACTTCCTTAATTTGCCCATTTGACAAAAACTTTTGCAGCTGCGCGAGCAGATCACCCTGTGGGCTTTCATGCAGGGAGTCACCTGGCACCGCATTCGACTGCCCTGTCCATTGTTGCAACAAGGCCGCCAGCGCTGCCTGCGCCTCAAGATCTTCTTCGGAGCCTCCCTCCTGCTCGCCATTGGCCTGCAAAAAGAGCTTCAACGCTGACAGGGAGATGGCCGCACCGGAAGACTCACCCCCCTCTTGCAGCAGACCAAGGGCATCGGCAGCAAACCCTTGCAACGCATCGGCATCAAGCGGCAATCCCTCGCCGCCGGCGGCATCGAGTTGCCCCTTCAGCAGTGCCTGGAGCTGCGCGAGCATGGCGTTGATGTCCATGCCCTCGAGCGATTTGGGATCGACACCAAGCTCGGCCAACAGCCCGCCGAGTTGCCCT
Above is a genomic segment from Thiorhodovibrio litoralis containing:
- the fusA gene encoding elongation factor G; protein product: MSDYNAEDVRNIALVGHAGSGKTSLVEALLAGTKAIPEPGSIAKGTTVCDHDPMERELQHSLDVAITAFNANGKHVNLIDTPGFPDFLGRSISVMSAVETAAIVINADSGIEPVTQRLWRAADRRNLCRMIIINKIDSAGVDIAAITAQVRETFGAECLPINLPAEGGKRVVDCFFQPAGGDTDFSSVEEAHSQIIDQVVEVDEALMEVYLEQGQELKPEQLHDPFEEALREAHLIPICYCSSETGAGIPELITIMERLMPNPAEGNPPPFMKGEGAAAKPAQVSPDPSLHAIAHVFKVLNDPFRGKLGIFRVHQGRIATNSQLLIGDARKPFKVNHLYRLHGNEMVEINEGVPGDILAVARVDDIHFDAVLHDSHDEDHFHLDSMECPVPLFGLAISPTKRGDEQKLTDALHKLEDEDPCFHVEHNAAANETVMRGLGELHLKVLIRRLSEQFHVEVETRPPKIPYRETITGKAEGHHRHKKQTGGAGQFGEVYLRVEPMDQGGGFDFVDATVGGSIPGQFIPSIEKGIRQVLEEGAVAGYPMQDVRVTVYDGKFHPVDSKDIAFATAGRKAFIEAVEKAKPAVLEPIVKIRIVAQDSAMGDLAGDLSSRRGRINGSETKTLGRVAIDGEVPLAELDGYESRLKSLTGGEGTYHIELSHYAPVPANVQKQLSDAFQRAED
- a CDS encoding flagellar hook-length control protein FliK — its product is MMGTQNTAVESRSGLAGLFGAQGALASGDFAADGEFAEALQGQLGGLLAELGVDPKSLEGMDINAMLAQLQALLKGQLDAAGGEGLPLDADALQGFAADALGLLQEGGESSGAAISLSALKLFLQANGEQEGGSEEDLEAQAALAALLQQWTGQSNAVPGDSLHESPQGDLLAQLQKFLSNGQIKEVDDVPKELLAQLRQLLSSGQFADADGDGAQADMLAQLRRLLTQGPMGDAGGAESRRQVFDLLSQAFSERSGDVSGADSLALLKASLTANTRGSEQTNAAAEGAKAFDLARLLTPDGARQFADRLAMIAQARAGMAELKLHPPSLGSMEVRVSMDADRAHVHFVSANPAVRDLLEAALPRLREALAQDGISLGDASVSDQPPQRRDEASGEGAAAGDGEGGGDTDGEALLAAEGPVASSTLSALARKLDLFA